A window of the Macaca nemestrina isolate mMacNem1 chromosome X, mMacNem.hap1, whole genome shotgun sequence genome harbors these coding sequences:
- the LOC105478150 gene encoding ankyrin repeat and SOCS box protein 9 isoform X1, which yields MDGKQGDMDGSKPAGPRDSPDIRLLSNPLMSDAVSDWSPMHEAAIYGHQLSLRNLISQGWLVNIITADHVSPLHEACLGGHPSCVKILLKHGAQVNGVTTDWHTPLFNACVSGSRDCVNLLLQHGASVQPESDLASPIHEAARRGHAECVDSLIAYGSNIDHKISHLGTPLYLACENQQRACVKKLLESGADVNQGKGQDSPLHAVARTASEELACLLMDFGADTQAKNAEGKRPVELVPPDSPLARLFLEREGASLPKPKP from the exons ATGGATGGCAAACAAGGGGACATGGATGGGAGCAAGCCCGCGGGGCCAAGAGACTCTCCTGACATCAGGCTTCTTTCAAACCCATTGATGAGTG ATGCTGTGTCTGATTGGTCTCCTATGCATGAAGCTGCAATCTACGGACATCAGCTGTCTCTGAGGAACCTCATCAGCCAg GGGTGGCTTGTGAACATCATCACGGCAGATCATGTCTCCCCACTCCATGAAGCCTGTCTCGGAGGTCATCCCTCTTGTGTAAAGATTTTATTAAAGCATGGAGCTCAG GTGAATGGTGTGACAACAGACTGGCACACTCCACTGTTTAATGCTTGTGTCAGCGGCAGCCGGGATTGTGTGAATTTGCTTCTGCAGCACGGAGCCAGCGTTCAACCTGAGAGTGATCTGGCATCCCCCATCCATGAAGCTGCCAGGAGAG GCCACGCGGAGTGTGTCGACTCTCTCATAGCTTATGGGAGCAACATTGACCATAAGATCAGCCACCTGGGCACTCCACTCTATTTGGCTTGTGAAAACCAACAGAGAGCCTGTGTCAAGAAGCTTCTGGAGTCAG GAGCGGACGTGAACCAAGGGAAAGGTCAGGATTCCCCACTTCATGCAGTGGCCAGGACCGCCAGTGAAGAGCTGGCCTGCCTGCTCATGGATTTTGGAGCAGACACCCAGGCCAAGAATGCTGAAGGCAAACGTCCTGTGGA